In the Pithys albifrons albifrons isolate INPA30051 chromosome 31, PitAlb_v1, whole genome shotgun sequence genome, one interval contains:
- the LOC139684126 gene encoding uncharacterized protein, with amino-acid sequence MTPLSPTSGTPGPPFLLTGGGERGGERGGERGAGAASAPPSRGCPGRVSSARDSARHCAAADTAFHRPRPLRDCHGNSREERGVTKELSNRCSAWHKTAQSALCTLLSPALLVCQSSRGRNFLKCRQSRPAWAGPGPGPGPGPVPWAPSPPQPLLRRGRAGPVAGSGPAGSAAAVEGRGSCERGRDRRSDGFFLPKPWLGGEASCEEEEDAPGPPGRPQGEHREHGGQILLAEPRGRGCFERLHGTGSHWGGHATEIPQDNALQTHLRVLRGGKTHSVQ; translated from the exons aggaggagaaagaggaggagaaagaggaggagaaagaggagcaGGCGCAGCATCGGCCCCCCCATCCCGCGGGTGCCCGGGGAGGGTCAGCTCGGCCCGG GACTCTGCCCGTCACTGCGCAGCCGCCGACACCGCTTTCCACCGGCCCCGCCCACTGCGCGATTGTCATGGCAACAGCCGGGAGGAGCGAGGAGTGACGAAGGAACTGTCCAATAGATGCTCAGCATGGCATAAAACTGCCCAATCAGCGCTTTGCACTCTCCTCAGCCCCGCCCTGCTGGTCTGTCAATCGTCACGCGGTCGGAACTTCCTCAAGTGCCGGCAGAGCCGCCCGGCctgggcagggccggggccggggccggggccggggccggtgcCCTGGGCGCCTTCCCCGCCGCAGCCCCTGCTCCGCCGCGGCCGGGCCGGCCCTGTCGCTGGGTCGGGCCCCgcgggctctgctgctgctgtcgaGGGCCGAGGGAGctgcgagcggggccgggatcGGCGCTCCGATG gatttttccttcccaaaccttgGCTGGGTGGAGAAGCAagctgtgaggaagaggaagatgccccgggacccccgggcag gccccaaggtgagcacagagagcacggaggacaaatcctgTTGGCAGAACCTCgtggcagaggctgttttgaacgGCTCCATGGCACAGGAAGTCACTGGGGAGGACACGCCACGGAGATCCCTCAGGATAACGCACTCCAAACGCATCTCAGGGTGCTCCGAGGAGGAAAGACCCATTCTGTGCAGTGA